The following are encoded in a window of Perca fluviatilis chromosome 21, GENO_Pfluv_1.0, whole genome shotgun sequence genomic DNA:
- the LOC120551430 gene encoding ATPase family AAA domain-containing protein 1-B-like — MGQREQILKLILENESVDHSVNLVDVSRETDGFSGSDLREMCRDAALLCVRDFVHAQNDSPTEDFIRPIHQSDLQKAVGKMKKSKMAGGHGGLLHAALD; from the exons ATGGGCCAGAGAGAGCAGATCCTCAAACTCATCCTGGAGAACGAGAGC gtggaCCACTCGGTCAACCTTGTTGACGTCTCCAGGGAAACGGATGGTTTTTCAGGAAGTGACCTCAGAGAGATGTGTCGTGACGCTGCTCTGCTCTGCGTCCGAGACTTTGTCCACGCTCAGAACGAcag tccCACGGAGGACTTCATCCGTCCCATCCATCAGTCAGATCTGCAGAAGGCCGTCGGGAAGATGAAGAAATCTAAGATGGCGGGCGGACACGGAGGCCTGCTGCACGCTGCTCTGgactga